A segment of the Colletotrichum destructivum chromosome 3, complete sequence genome:
TCCTTTATAGCTGCAGCCAAGTGGAGGAGTCCGGCTCGGGACGAACATAATAAGCATTTGCCAAGAGATATATAAACCGCCTGCTAAAGTCTACTATGCTTCATATCCCAAGCGTATATCGCATCTCGCCAAACAGCTGATTCGTCAACATGCCGAACCCCTTCCTCCAGCTCGTTCTCCTCGCCACCGTGGTCTCTGGCTACTGGCTGCCAGAGACCGTAGGTAAAGACCAGTTCAAGACCTGCATTGTTCCCAAGTCCAACGGGGATGACTCCCCTGCAATCATCTCCACCGTAAAATCTTGCGGCGCCAACTCCCGCATCGTCTTCAGCACCGGCACAGAATACAGCTTACTCACACCCCTAAAGTTCTCCGGCTTGACCAACGTCGAGTTCTCGCTCCAGGGCAACCTCACGCTCTCCAACGACCCCGGAaccgtctcggccgtcgtccaaAACCGCACAATCTACCCGGGCCACTGGATCACCGTTAGCAACAGCAAGAGCGTCACCTTCACTGCCACGAACGCCCCGGACGGCGGCTGGATCAACGGCCACGGCGATAAATGGTGGTCCAAGGCTGGggacagcagcgacggcggACGCCCGCACTTCTTCTCGTTCGGCGTCAccggcctacgtctccggGGCCTGAAGATCCTCAACCCCGTCGCGTGGTGCTTCTCGATGGGCGGGCAGGACGTGTACATGACCGACACCCTGCTCGACGCTCGGTCGATGAGCGGGTTCCCTTTCAACACGGACGGCATTGACGTGAGCGCGTCCGACGTCGTGATCGATGGCTGGACGAGCtac
Coding sequences within it:
- a CDS encoding Putative glycoside hydrolase, family 28, pectin lyase/virulence factor, producing MPNPFLQLVLLATVVSGYWLPETVGKDQFKTCIVPKSNGDDSPAIISTVKSCGANSRIVFSTGTEYSLLTPLKFSGLTNVEFSLQGNLTLSNDPGTVSAVVQNRTIYPGHWITVSNSKSVTFTATNAPDGGWINGHGDKWWSKAGDSSDGGRPHFFSFGVTGLRLRGLKILNPVAWCFSMGGQDVYMTDTLLDARSMSGFPFNTDGIDVSASDVVIDGWTSYNGDDIINVSPPAVNVTMRNVVAYGTHGISVSCSAGSGSGYLFENAEIHDSLLGARFKGSVGTTCQISDVTWRNITITNTAYPIHFIENYVDQEKGAAGKDASLAAFAKNFRWEGITAHTGTSLKDGSCISSPCWSATLDESTKKGMYIICKDADHCQDFHFSDITLAAADGSAGEMVCVGLEGNTELGIPCTNGTLSTAK